The Moraxella nasicaprae sequence GGCGGCAACCTTGAAAATCGCTTGCGTTTTCCTTTGGCGATTGTTGATGCGGTGTGTGCGGTGCGTGAAAAACACGGCAAATCCGACTTTATCATTGGCTATCGTTTTTCGCCCGAAGAGGCTGGCGACAAGGGTCTGACAATGGCAGATACCTTTGATTTAATTGATAATTTGGTGGATAAACCGCTCCAATATTTGCACATTTCGCTGTGGGATTTTTATAACAAAGCACGGCGTGGGGCAGATGAAACCAAAACCCGCATTGAGCAAATTCACGCTCGCATTGGCGGAAAATTGCCTTTGATTGGCGTGGGTAATTTGCTGACAGGCGAAGCGATTGAACAGGCGTTTGCCACAGGATTTTGTGAGTTGTTGGCACTTGGCAAGGCGGTAATGTTAAACCCAAACATCGCCACTTTGCTCCAAGAACAACGCTATGGCGACATTGAAAGTGAATTTGACCCTGAGCGCGCCGACCATTACGGCTATCCTGATTTGCTTTGGCAATATAATTGCGATGGCGGAAATTGGTTGCCCCCTGTCAAAGGCAAACCGCATACGCCTTTGAATGTGTGATAAATCATAAAATGCCGTTTGGGTTTTTAATTCAAGCGGTGTTTTTTACTTTTTGCTGCCCGCTATGCTTTTCAGGCAGCTTTGTAAAATCCCTATTATCATTTTTAATAATAAGCACTTATCAAAATAATCCATTTTTTATCATATCATCAATCTGTTACACTATTGGCGTATGAAATGAAGATATTAGGATAAACGATGTCCCACACCATTAAAACCCCCACACTTTCCGCCCTAAACCTTGCCCCAATGCGTCAAGGACAAACCGCCAAAGATGCCATTGACGCTATGGTGCGATTGGCTCAACATTTAGAAATACTTGATTTTAAACGATTTTGGATTGCCGAACACCACAATATGCCCCATTTGGCAAGTTCTGCCACACAAATTCTCATCGCCCACACGCTTTCACAAACACAAAAAATCCGTGTTGGTAGCGGTGGCGTAATGCTCCCCAACCACAGCCCTTTGCAAGTTGCCGAACAGTACGGCACGCTTAAAACCTTGTATGGCGACAGGGTGGATTTGGGGCTTGGGCGAGCCCCTGGCACCGACCCAATGACCGCCCTTGCCCTACGGAGAGGCAGGCGAGATGTGTCTGATGAATTTGCCAGCGACATCAGTGAACTGCAACGCTACTTTGGCGATGACAGCGTACAAGGGCAAGTCAAAGCCTATCCTGCGATGGGTTTAAATATGCCTTTGTATATTTTGGGGTCAAGCGTTGAGAGTGCGTATTTGGCAGGGCGACTTGGCTTGCCTTATGCCTTTGCTGCCCATTTTGCCCCTAGAATGCTGGATATGGCGGTAGAGATTTATCGCCAAGAATTTAAACCGTCTGCTGTGTTAGATGCCCCTTATATGATGGTCTGTGTCAATGCGGTGGTGGCGGATACAGACGATGAAGCCCACTTTTTGCAAACAAGCCTTCAACAGCTCTTTTGGGATTTGGTGCGTGGCACCTCTCGTGGCGTGTGTCCGCCTGTGCCTGATATGGACGCTTTGTGGTCGCCTAGCGAAAAACAGGCGGCAATGGCAATGCTGGCTGGCTCATTTGTGGGCGATAAGGCAAGTGTTAAACAACAACTAACCCATTTTCAAAATAAACTCAATGTTGATGAGCTGATTTTAACCAATTATATTTTTGATGAAGACAAACAGCATTATGCTTATCAGTTGTTTAAAGAAATGGTTGATGAGTTGTAAGTGAAATAAAACACCGCTTGTCAGCATGGATACAATCCAAACCGTCAAATCGGATTCATAAAAAAACCGCCCCAGCGATGGAGCGGTTTTTTGTGGTTTTAAATTAACCTAGTAGGCTTAATACCTGATTTAGTGTGGCACTTGGACGCATTGCTTGACTTGCTTTATCGAAGTCTGGTGCATAGTAACCACCGATGTCAGTTGCTACGCCTTGTGCTTGGTTTAGTTCTTCAACGATGGTGGTCTCGTTGTCGCTCAGAGCTTGTGCCACAGGGGCAAACTTGGCAGCAATCTGGCTGTCTTTGGTTTGCTTGGCAAGTTCTTGAGCCCAGTACAATGCCAAATAGAAATGACTACCACGGTTGTCCAGTTCGCCTACTTTGCGGCGTGGCGATTTGTCTGCCAGTAGTAGTTGCTCGGTGGCAATGTCTAATGTCTCTGCCAGCACTTGTGCTTTGGTGTTGCCTGTGGTTTGGGCAAGGTGTTCAAATGATACTGCCAATGCCAAAAACTCGCCCAAGCTGTCCCAACGCAAGTGGTTTTCTTCGTTGAATTGCTGTACATGTTTAGGTGCAGAACCGCCAGCACCAGTCTCAAACATACCGCCACCATTCATCAATGGTACGATGGATAGCATTTTGGCAGAAGTGCCAAGCTCCAAGATTGGGAATAGGTCGGTCAGATAATCACGCAACACATTGCCTGTAACAGAGATGGTGTTTTCACCAGCTTTTAGGCGTTGTAGCGAGAATTTGGTTGCTTCCACTGGCGATAGTACACGCAAATCCAAACCGCTGATGTCCATCTCGCCCAAGTATTGCTTGACTTTGGCAATCAAACTGGCGTCATGTGGGCGTTTCTCATCTAGCCAGAACACGGCTGGGGTGTTGCTTAGTCTGGCACGATTGACCGCCAATTTGACCCAGTCTTTGATTGGAGCGTCTTTGGTTTGGCACATACGCCAGATGTCGCCAGCTTCGACAGCGTGGCTAGTGATGAGCTGACCTGCTTGGTTGAACACTTCAACTTTACCATCGGCTTTGATTTCAAAAGTCTTGTCGTGCGAACCGTACTCTTCTGCTTTTTGAGCCATCAAGCCGACATTAGGTACGCTACCCATGGTGGTTGGGTCAAATGCACCATGTTCACGACAAAAATCAATCACTGCCTGATAAATGCCAGCGTAGCTACTGTCAGGAATGACCGCTTTGGTGTCTTGGGCATTGCCATTTTTGTCCCACATGCGACCAGAGTTACGAATCATGGCTGGCATAGAAGCATCGACAATCACATCGCTTGGTACATGTAGGTTGGTGATGCCTTTATCGCTATCAACCATCGCCATATCAGGACCGTTGGCATAAGCGTCATTGATGGCTTGCTCAACGCCAGCACGAGTGTCGGCATCAAGTTTGTCAAGATTAGATAGTAGGTTGCCAAAACCGTTATTCACATCAATACCAGCAGCGGCAAGTTTGTCGCCATATTGTTCAAACACAGGAGCAAAGAACGCCTTGACCGCATGACCAAAGATGATAGGGTCAGAGACTTTCATCATCGTGGCTTTCATGTGTAGTGAGAACAACACGCCTTTGTCTTTGGCATCTTGGATTTGTTCTTTTAGGAAAGCAACCAGAGCTTTTTTACTCATGACGGTGGTGTCGATGATTTCGCCTGCTTTTAGGGCAACTGGACTGCGAAGTTCTGACTTGTTGCCTGCTTTGTCTGTAAAGATGATAGAAACAGTGTCTGCATCAGCGGTGGTGTATGACTGCTCATTGTGGAAAAAGTCGCCGTGCGTCATTGTGGCAACATGAGATTTGCTGTCGGCTGTCCATGTACCCATGCTGTGTGGATATTTTTTGGCGAAGTTTTTCACGGCATTAGGGGCACGGCGGTCAGAGTTGCCTTCACGCAATACAGGATTGACCGCTGAACCTTTGATTTTGTCATAGCGACTTTGAATGCTGCGTTCTTCGTCTGTTTGTGGGTTGGTTGGGTAGTCAGGCAGGGCATAGCCTTTGGCTTGCAATTCTTTGATGGCTGCCAAAAGTTGTGGCACAGAAGCACTGATGTTAGGTAGTTTGATGATGTTGGCTTCTGGCTTGGTAACCAGTTGGGCAAGCTGGGCAAGAGCATCAGGAATGCGTTGTTCTTCGTTTAGGTATTCAGGGAATTGAGACAGGATACGACCCGCCAAAGAAATATCGCTGGTAACAAACTCGATGTCAGCAGTCTGACCAAATGCACGAATGATTGGCAACAAAGAATAGGTTGCTAATGCTGGTGCTTCGTCTGTATGGGTATAGACAATGGTAGATTTGCTCATAAAAACTCCTTATTGGTTTGTTTATAACTGTTTATAAATCATGATAAACTTGTGTATTATGCCACATTTTCCGTGTTTTGCCTACTCAATCAAAGGAATTGTCGGATAATTTATCATAAAAAATCATCAAATCATCATAAGAGATAATATTTACTATCCAATCCTTGATTTGTCTTGATGGGTGGTCGTCATCTGATGGGTGTTGAGCGATTGGTTGATTGCCAATTTTCATTGATTTGACCACACCAATCAATGCACTACGCCAAAAATCAAAACTCAAATCATTTATGGCAATGCCTATGGCTTTATCATAAATAGATAAAATACCCAATGAAAAATCAACCATGTCCATCAAAAATCCAAAGAAAATCTGTGTTATAATGCCACAAAAATCAACCCATGATGATAAACACGATGAAAGTATTAGGTTTGGAAACTTCCTGTGATGAGACAGGGCTTGCGATTTATGACAGCACGATGAATGACGGCAAGGGTGGCGTACTTGCCCAAGTGTTGTATAGCCAGATTGAGCTGCATGCCACTTATGGTGGTGTCGTGCCAGAGCTTGCCAGTAGAGATCATATCCGAAAACTTGTCCCACTATTAGATGAGCTGTTTGCCAAAGCACAGATTGATAAATCTGCCATTGATGCTGTTGCTTATACCAAAGGTCCAGGCTTGATTGGGGCATTGATGACGGGAGCGTTATTTGGTCGCACACTTGCCTATGCGTGGGGCGTACCAGCCATTGGTGTACATCACATGGAAGGACATCTGCTGGCTCCGATGATGACAGGCGATGAGGTGGCTTTTCCTTTTGTTTGTTTGCTGGTTTCTGGTGGGCATACGATGCTGGTGCGTGCTGATGGTGTCGGTCGGTACACGGTGCTGGGCGAGTCGATTGATGATGCAGCAGGCGAGTGTTTTGACAAAACTGCCAAGATGCTAGGCTTGCCTTATCCAGGAGGGCCTAATGTCGCCAAACTGGCAATGACGGGCAATCCTAAGGCTTATCAATTACCTCGACCAATGCTGGGCAAGGGATTGGATTTTTCGTTCAGCGGCATGAAGACGGCGGTGCATAATCTCATCAAAGACACGCCAAATGCAGACAATGATGAGAAAGTGCGAGCGGATATTGCAGCAAGTTTTGAGTACGCAATGGTGGATACTTTGGTCAAAAAATGCACCAAAGCCCTCACGCAAACCAACCTAAAACGCCTTGTCATTGCAGGAGGTGTGTCTGCCAATTTGCGTCTAAGAAGCACTCTTGAAACCGCCCTTGCCAAGATGGGGGCGAGTGTCTATTATGCTCCGCCAGAATTATGCACGGATAATGGTGCGATGATTGCTTATGCAGGTTTTTGCCGACTTCATGCAGGGCAGGGCGATGATTTGTCGGTGGCGTGTGTGCCTAGATGGGATATGCAGACATTACCTGTGGCAGAATTTGACTGATTTTTTAAAATCTTGACAGCCTAAAACCTAGTTATTGCAATGCCTGATGTGATATATTGAATTATTTTCAACTCTTTTGAAAAATATATCAATTTTACTCAAACACAATTTATGGTTTAATAAGTCATCTTTTCAAGGCAAGCAAACAAGGTGTTACCATGACCGCAGCATTTCAATGTCAAGTTCATACCCTAGATTTTGATGAAAATTATGAGCCAGCCAAAAGCACTCGTTTGACGACCAACTTTGCTAATTTGGCTCGTGGCGAAAACCGTAAGCAAAATTTGCAAAACACCATCAAAATGATTAACAATCGTTTTAATGATTTGGCGAATTGGGACAATCCAAATGCTGACCGCTATTCGGTCAAATTGGAAATCGTCTCTATTGATATTGATGTGGCGGGCGAGGGCGAATACTTCTCTGGTCTTGAATGGTTAAAAACATATATTATTGATAACAAAACGGGCAAGAAAATTGACGGTATTATCGGTAATAGTTTTTCATCATTTGTCCGTGATTATGATTTTAGTGTTTTGCTACTAGATTATAATAAAGATAAGCCAGAATTTACTGTGCCAAAAGGCTATGGCGATTTGCATGGTAAACTGTATAAATACTTGCTTGATTCACCAGAATATAAAGCTAGGGGTGAAAAACCACCTGTGCTTTGCCTAAGTGTGGCGACCACTCGTACCTATCATCGCACCACAAATATTCACCCAATTTTAGGCGTAGAATATGTACAAAATGACTATTCTTTGACCGATGAATATTTTGCTAAAATGGGCTTAAAAGTGCGTTATTTTATGCCACAAGGTTCGGTTGCTCCATATGCGTTTTATTATGATGAAACCGCAGATTTGCTTAATGATTATACCGCTTTGGAATTGATTGGTACTATTGCTACGATGGAAGCGTTCCAAAAAATTTATCGCCCAGAGATTTATAACGCCAATTCGGTGGCAGGTCAAACTTATAAAGGCAGTTTGACTTATGATGATTATTCACTGACCAAAGTCGATTATGACCGTGTGGAGCGTACAGAGCTTGCCATTAAACAGGGTAAATACACCGAAGAGCATTTTATCAAACCATATAAAGAAATTTTGGAAAATTGGCTTAACAATCAATAACCAGATATTCTTGTAAAATCACAAAATCAGCCGATGATGACGGTCGGCTGATTTAGATTTTTAGTTGTATGTTGATTTTTTATACTAGGACAAAACAATGAGCAAAATTTTACTTCCTACTTCTACTGCTGGTAGTTTACCCAAACCCTCTTGGCTTGCTGAACCTGAAAAATTATGGTCGCCTTGGAAATTTGAGGGCGAAGAGTTGTTGCAAGCAAAACAAGATGCCTTATTGGTATCGCTGGCTGAACAAGTTGCCGCAGGTATTGATATTGTCAGTGATGGCGAACAAACTCGTCAGCATTTTGTCACGACATTTATTGAACATTTAAATGGTGTGGATTTTAACAAAAGAGAAACCGTTCGCATTCGTAACCGTTATGATGCCTCCGTGCCAAGCGTAGTGGGCGATGTCTCTCGTCCCAAGTCTGTTTTTGTGGAAGATGCTAAGTTTTTACGAGCTCACACCGACAAGCTCATCAAATGGGCGTTGCCTGGTCCGATGACCATGATTGATACGTTGTATGATGGTCATTATAAAAGTCGTGAAAAACTGGCGTGGGAATTTGCTAAAATTTTGAATGAAGAAGCCAAAGAATTGGAAGCGGTAGGCGTGGATATTATCCAGTTTGATGAGCCAGCGTTTAATGTGTTTTTTGATGAGTTGAATGATTGGGGCATTGCTGCCTTAGAGCGAGCAGTAGAAGGCTTAAAATGCCAAACCGCAGTACATATCTGCTATGGCTATGGCATTAAGGCAAATACTGATTGGAAACAAACACTTGGCTCTGAATGGAGACAATATGAAGAGAGTTTCCCATTACTGCAAAAATCTAACATTGACATTATTTCATTAGAGTCCCAAAACTCCAAAGTACCGATGGATTTAATTGAGCTACTTCGTGGCAAAAAGGTAATGCTTGGGGCGATTGATGTGGCGACCAATCAAATTGAGACACCTGATGAAGTTGCAGATACCTTGCGTAAAGCTTTACAATTTGTTGAAGCAGAGAATCTATATCCTTGCACCAACTGTGGTATGGCACCATTGTCTCGCACGGTAGCTCGTGGTAAACTAAACGCCCTAAGTCAAGGGGCTGCGATTATTCGTGGTGAGCTTGGCGGTCAATAAGAGATTTATTCCCATGATGCCAATCTATGGTGTGATGGGAATGCCGTTTGACGACTTCATAGGAAGCACAAGCGGTTTTGATATGGTTATTAAAAAGATAAGAAAATAAAAATGGTATCTGTTACAGAGTTTAAAGATGCAATGGCACAGCTTGCCACAGCGGTGCATGTCGTGACCAGTGATGGCGAAAATGGACGATACGGTTTTACTGCCTCTGCGGTGTGTAGTGTTACTGATTCTCCGCCTACACTCCTTGTGTGCATGAATACAAACATTCGCTTTTATGATGAGTTTGTCAAAAATGGTGTGCTGATGGTGAATACCTTGACTGCCCAGCAGTCCGAACTATCTAACGCCTTTGCTTCACCACTCGCCAGTGAAGAACGCTTTGCCAAAGCAGAGTGGACAACTTTGGTGACAGGTTCGCCAATGTTAAAAAATGCTTTAATCAATTTTGATTGTAAAATTAGCGAAATTAAACAAGTGGGTACACATGGTATTTTAATTTGTGAGATTGTTGGTATTCATCAAGGCGATGATGATAAAGCACTTATCTACCATAATCGTGGCTATCATCAAGTCTGATGGCATAAAAAAAACCTGAATTTAGTTCAGGTTTTTTATGCTATTAGCCATCACCAGATTGTGTCATTGAGCAAATTTGCCATAAAACAAAATAAAGCTAGCCACTTAATGAAAACAGATGATGAGATTTTGATGAACAAAAAAATACGCAGCAAGGTGCGTCTTTGTCAAATACGATGATAAATCTTAATGACGAGTGGCTGGCAGGCTGTCTTTGCCCTCGATGCGAACCACTTGACCTTGATTATCAAAATAAATGCTTAGGTATTGAGCTGCATTTTTGATGTTGGCTTTTTTCTGGCGTTTGCCATCTGTGCCAGCGGTGTAGTCGTATAGATAATCCCAGCGATTTGGCGACAATGTATCACGCATGGCAGGACTGCCAAGTAGATACAATACTTGATTGGTGTTCATGCCAATTTGGACTTGATTGGCTTGTTGCACGCTCAGAGGCGTTCCTTGTGGCAAATCAATGGTGTAGACACGAAATAGATTACAGCCGCTTAGCAGTAGAATGCTTGCCAAAGCAGTGCTGGCAAATTTAAGCACGGTAGATGTTTGCATTGTTATTCCTAGGATACTATCGTTTGGTTCATCTTACCGATAAACTGCATAATATGCAAGCATTTTTGATGCTCAGGGTGTGTTTACGACCGATAAATAACCAAAATAAATCATATTGATTTCTTCAATGGTAGTTATTGATGAACTTTATCGTAATGATTTGCAACTATGGGTAGATTTTGGGCGGTAAGATTGTTAAAATGGCGTAATAAATAGAAAAACTGAAATATAGGGGTCGTTATGGCTTTTACTAATAAAGATTTACGCAAAGTTGGCTTAAAAGTTACTTTACCACGCATTAAGATTCTTGAACTATTAGAAAATTCTGAAAATCATCACATGAGTGCCGAAGATGTCTATCGTGCCTTGGCAGAGCAGGGCGAAGATGTTGGCTTGGCGACGGTGTATCGTGTTTTGACGCAGTTTGAGCAAGCAGGTATTGTAGAACGCCATAATTTTGAAAATAATCTTTCGATTTTTGAAATCGTTCAAGATGAGCATCACGACCATTTGGTGTGTGATGTTTGCGGTAAGATTGTCGAGTTTCACAATACCTTGATTGAAGATGAGCAGCGTCGT is a genomic window containing:
- a CDS encoding LLM class flavin-dependent oxidoreductase, with the protein product MSHTIKTPTLSALNLAPMRQGQTAKDAIDAMVRLAQHLEILDFKRFWIAEHHNMPHLASSATQILIAHTLSQTQKIRVGSGGVMLPNHSPLQVAEQYGTLKTLYGDRVDLGLGRAPGTDPMTALALRRGRRDVSDEFASDISELQRYFGDDSVQGQVKAYPAMGLNMPLYILGSSVESAYLAGRLGLPYAFAAHFAPRMLDMAVEIYRQEFKPSAVLDAPYMMVCVNAVVADTDDEAHFLQTSLQQLFWDLVRGTSRGVCPPVPDMDALWSPSEKQAAMAMLAGSFVGDKASVKQQLTHFQNKLNVDELILTNYIFDEDKQHYAYQLFKEMVDEL
- a CDS encoding NADH-dependent flavin oxidoreductase is translated as MSNLFTPLTLNNGVTIKNRLVVAPMTHLGSNPDGTLGEQERTFISNRGENMGMFITAATLVADSGKAFFGQPSALDETHLASLTETAKILTNQGTKAILQIHHGGIHAIKDLNGKDKISASPHDESGTREASVAEIHELIQAFANATDLAIRAGFDGVEIHGANAYLIQQFFSREFNHRTDEWGGNLENRLRFPLAIVDAVCAVREKHGKSDFIIGYRFSPEEAGDKGLTMADTFDLIDNLVDKPLQYLHISLWDFYNKARRGADETKTRIEQIHARIGGKLPLIGVGNLLTGEAIEQAFATGFCELLALGKAVMLNPNIATLLQEQRYGDIESEFDPERADHYGYPDLLWQYNCDGGNWLPPVKGKPHTPLNV
- a CDS encoding outer membrane protein assembly factor BamE; this translates as MQTSTVLKFASTALASILLLSGCNLFRVYTIDLPQGTPLSVQQANQVQIGMNTNQVLYLLGSPAMRDTLSPNRWDYLYDYTAGTDGKRQKKANIKNAAQYLSIYFDNQGQVVRIEGKDSLPATRH
- the tsaD gene encoding tRNA (adenosine(37)-N6)-threonylcarbamoyltransferase complex transferase subunit TsaD codes for the protein MKVLGLETSCDETGLAIYDSTMNDGKGGVLAQVLYSQIELHATYGGVVPELASRDHIRKLVPLLDELFAKAQIDKSAIDAVAYTKGPGLIGALMTGALFGRTLAYAWGVPAIGVHHMEGHLLAPMMTGDEVAFPFVCLLVSGGHTMLVRADGVGRYTVLGESIDDAAGECFDKTAKMLGLPYPGGPNVAKLAMTGNPKAYQLPRPMLGKGLDFSFSGMKTAVHNLIKDTPNADNDEKVRADIAASFEYAMVDTLVKKCTKALTQTNLKRLVIAGGVSANLRLRSTLETALAKMGASVYYAPPELCTDNGAMIAYAGFCRLHAGQGDDLSVACVPRWDMQTLPVAEFD
- the fur gene encoding ferric iron uptake transcriptional regulator produces the protein MAFTNKDLRKVGLKVTLPRIKILELLENSENHHMSAEDVYRALAEQGEDVGLATVYRVLTQFEQAGIVERHNFENNLSIFEIVQDEHHDHLVCDVCGKIVEFHNTLIEDEQRRVAEQNNFKLSGHSLVLYGVCDSPECQKTDEK
- a CDS encoding NADP-dependent isocitrate dehydrogenase; translated protein: MSKSTIVYTHTDEAPALATYSLLPIIRAFGQTADIEFVTSDISLAGRILSQFPEYLNEEQRIPDALAQLAQLVTKPEANIIKLPNISASVPQLLAAIKELQAKGYALPDYPTNPQTDEERSIQSRYDKIKGSAVNPVLREGNSDRRAPNAVKNFAKKYPHSMGTWTADSKSHVATMTHGDFFHNEQSYTTADADTVSIIFTDKAGNKSELRSPVALKAGEIIDTTVMSKKALVAFLKEQIQDAKDKGVLFSLHMKATMMKVSDPIIFGHAVKAFFAPVFEQYGDKLAAAGIDVNNGFGNLLSNLDKLDADTRAGVEQAINDAYANGPDMAMVDSDKGITNLHVPSDVIVDASMPAMIRNSGRMWDKNGNAQDTKAVIPDSSYAGIYQAVIDFCREHGAFDPTTMGSVPNVGLMAQKAEEYGSHDKTFEIKADGKVEVFNQAGQLITSHAVEAGDIWRMCQTKDAPIKDWVKLAVNRARLSNTPAVFWLDEKRPHDASLIAKVKQYLGEMDISGLDLRVLSPVEATKFSLQRLKAGENTISVTGNVLRDYLTDLFPILELGTSAKMLSIVPLMNGGGMFETGAGGSAPKHVQQFNEENHLRWDSLGEFLALAVSFEHLAQTTGNTKAQVLAETLDIATEQLLLADKSPRRKVGELDNRGSHFYLALYWAQELAKQTKDSQIAAKFAPVAQALSDNETTIVEELNQAQGVATDIGGYYAPDFDKASQAMRPSATLNQVLSLLG
- a CDS encoding methionine synthase — translated: MSKILLPTSTAGSLPKPSWLAEPEKLWSPWKFEGEELLQAKQDALLVSLAEQVAAGIDIVSDGEQTRQHFVTTFIEHLNGVDFNKRETVRIRNRYDASVPSVVGDVSRPKSVFVEDAKFLRAHTDKLIKWALPGPMTMIDTLYDGHYKSREKLAWEFAKILNEEAKELEAVGVDIIQFDEPAFNVFFDELNDWGIAALERAVEGLKCQTAVHICYGYGIKANTDWKQTLGSEWRQYEESFPLLQKSNIDIISLESQNSKVPMDLIELLRGKKVMLGAIDVATNQIETPDEVADTLRKALQFVEAENLYPCTNCGMAPLSRTVARGKLNALSQGAAIIRGELGGQ
- a CDS encoding DUF1852 domain-containing protein, translating into MTAAFQCQVHTLDFDENYEPAKSTRLTTNFANLARGENRKQNLQNTIKMINNRFNDLANWDNPNADRYSVKLEIVSIDIDVAGEGEYFSGLEWLKTYIIDNKTGKKIDGIIGNSFSSFVRDYDFSVLLLDYNKDKPEFTVPKGYGDLHGKLYKYLLDSPEYKARGEKPPVLCLSVATTRTYHRTTNIHPILGVEYVQNDYSLTDEYFAKMGLKVRYFMPQGSVAPYAFYYDETADLLNDYTALELIGTIATMEAFQKIYRPEIYNANSVAGQTYKGSLTYDDYSLTKVDYDRVERTELAIKQGKYTEEHFIKPYKEILENWLNNQ
- a CDS encoding flavin reductase, coding for MVSVTEFKDAMAQLATAVHVVTSDGENGRYGFTASAVCSVTDSPPTLLVCMNTNIRFYDEFVKNGVLMVNTLTAQQSELSNAFASPLASEERFAKAEWTTLVTGSPMLKNALINFDCKISEIKQVGTHGILICEIVGIHQGDDDKALIYHNRGYHQV